The Mesorhizobium sp. M1D.F.Ca.ET.043.01.1.1 genome contains a region encoding:
- a CDS encoding response regulator transcription factor, translated as MPHTILVADDDPHIREIICFALEKAGMKTQAVADGAAALEAVGRRAPDLVVLDIGMPEMDGLEVCRRLRQRSDVPVLFLSARDEEIDRILGLEMGGDDYVTKPFSPRELVARVNVILRRARPQAAAEEEDGRQFAHGKLVLVPASHAASFDGKPLTFTAIEFAIIKGFLARPLHVLGRDVVMANAYQSNIHVSERTVDSHIRNIRAKLAAVGCLDAIATVHGVGFRLGRCGG; from the coding sequence ATGCCGCACACCATCCTCGTCGCCGACGACGACCCGCATATCCGCGAGATCATCTGCTTCGCGCTGGAAAAGGCCGGCATGAAGACGCAGGCCGTCGCCGACGGCGCCGCTGCCCTCGAGGCCGTCGGCCGGCGGGCGCCCGACCTCGTCGTGCTCGACATCGGCATGCCGGAGATGGACGGGCTGGAGGTCTGCCGGCGGCTCAGGCAGCGCTCCGACGTGCCGGTGCTGTTCCTGTCGGCGCGGGACGAAGAGATCGACCGCATCCTCGGCCTCGAAATGGGCGGCGACGACTATGTGACGAAGCCGTTCAGCCCGCGCGAGCTGGTCGCCCGCGTCAACGTCATCCTGCGGCGCGCGCGTCCTCAGGCGGCGGCGGAGGAAGAGGACGGCCGGCAGTTCGCGCATGGCAAGCTCGTGCTTGTTCCGGCAAGCCATGCCGCGAGCTTCGACGGCAAGCCGCTCACCTTCACGGCCATCGAGTTCGCCATCATAAAAGGGTTTCTCGCCCGCCCGCTTCATGTGCTCGGCCGCGACGTGGTGATGGCCAACGCCTATCAATCGAACATCCATGTCTCGGAACGCACCGTCGACAGCCATATCCGCAACATCCGCGCCAAGCTGGCGGCCGTCGGCTGCCTGGACGCGATCGCGACCGTGCATGGCGTCGGCTTCCGGCTCGGCCGATGCGGTGGTTGA
- a CDS encoding CoA ester lyase gives MAQDTYRPRRSVLYIPASNEKALAKVASLACDAVILDLEDAVLPADKATARDRVAGILAGRQRRCEMVVRVNPLSSEWGIDDLLAVAKAEPDAILLPKGGTPRDILEAGDLLDDNFAPDTVKLWAMIETPKALLNVGAIAELGRDQASRLACFVAGTNDLVKATGILATPDRRYLMPWLMQLVLAARAGGLDVIDGVANDFSDLDGFARECAEAAAMGFDGKSLIHPAQIEPANRAFAPAPEALARARAIRDAFALPENAGKGVIALDGRMVERLHLAEAEKLLAKAAIIGA, from the coding sequence ATGGCTCAAGACACCTACCGCCCGCGCCGCTCGGTGCTTTACATCCCCGCCTCGAACGAGAAGGCGCTGGCCAAGGTCGCCTCGCTGGCCTGCGACGCCGTCATCCTCGACCTGGAAGACGCCGTCCTGCCCGCCGACAAGGCGACCGCTCGCGACAGGGTTGCCGGCATCCTTGCCGGTCGCCAACGGCGCTGCGAGATGGTGGTGCGCGTCAATCCGCTCTCCAGCGAATGGGGCATCGACGACCTGCTGGCCGTCGCCAAGGCCGAGCCCGACGCCATTCTTCTGCCCAAGGGCGGCACGCCGCGCGACATCCTCGAGGCCGGCGACCTGCTCGACGACAATTTCGCGCCGGATACGGTGAAGCTGTGGGCGATGATCGAGACGCCGAAGGCGCTGCTCAACGTCGGCGCCATCGCCGAGCTCGGCCGCGACCAGGCGTCCCGCCTGGCCTGTTTCGTTGCCGGAACGAACGACCTGGTGAAGGCGACCGGCATTCTGGCGACGCCCGACCGGCGCTATCTGATGCCCTGGCTGATGCAGCTGGTGCTCGCGGCCCGCGCCGGCGGCCTCGACGTGATCGACGGCGTCGCCAACGACTTTAGCGACTTGGACGGCTTCGCCCGCGAATGCGCCGAGGCGGCCGCCATGGGTTTCGACGGCAAGTCGCTGATCCACCCTGCCCAGATCGAGCCGGCGAACCGCGCCTTTGCGCCGGCGCCGGAGGCGCTGGCCAGGGCGCGCGCGATCAGGGACGCGTTCGCGCTGCCTGAAAATGCCGGCAAGGGTGTCATCGCGCTGGACGGCCGCATGGTCGAGCGGCTGCATCTGGCCGAGGCCGAGAAACTTCTGGCGAAGGCCGCAATCATCGGCGCATGA
- a CDS encoding DUF4173 domain-containing protein, producing the protein MKAALTPSYCRRIGAGILLVALADFLFYGQPAGITVFLFGIVLAGAVVAMHPAALSDGRVWLRPLALFAALLPLIENVSPLSVLVAIVALAAFALSHAGRLRTGVARIAGQLCLFSIAAPFRFVRDFFRWRKVARRLGRRRIRLAAIAVWAMPLTLGAVFLALFGAANPIIEHWLSLIDLYALLERIEVGRLVFWLIVLAGVWAFLRPRLPRFLPRLLSGIKRVARAAPAARPARTAAEDIIFGKPAILRALIVFNALFAVQTALDAAYLWGGVALPDGLTYAAYAHRGAYPLVVTALLAAGFVLAALGPGSETSSDPLIRGLVYLWVAQNIALVVSSILRLDLYVGVYALTYLRIAAFIWMGLVAAGLALIVARIGLQKSGEWLLSANLLTLSATLYACSYINFAALIANYNVDHSYEMNGPGAHLDIPYTRSLGAAALPALDRFFDHQKKVFLADKRDPADAVTETRYRAERTNWRAWSFRDWRLLHYLDKRGPLVVPPGYQPDMPDL; encoded by the coding sequence ATGAAAGCGGCGCTCACGCCAAGCTATTGCCGCCGCATCGGCGCCGGCATCCTGCTGGTGGCGCTCGCGGATTTCCTTTTCTACGGCCAGCCGGCCGGCATCACGGTCTTCCTGTTCGGCATCGTGCTTGCCGGCGCGGTCGTCGCCATGCATCCCGCCGCCCTGAGCGACGGCCGGGTCTGGCTCAGGCCTCTCGCGCTTTTCGCAGCGCTGCTGCCGCTCATCGAAAATGTCAGCCCGCTATCGGTGCTGGTCGCGATCGTTGCGCTGGCGGCGTTCGCGCTGTCGCACGCCGGGCGGCTGCGGACGGGCGTTGCCCGTATCGCCGGCCAGCTCTGCCTCTTCTCGATTGCGGCGCCATTCCGGTTCGTTCGCGACTTCTTCCGCTGGCGCAAGGTGGCGCGCCGGCTCGGGCGGCGGCGCATCCGCCTGGCAGCGATCGCCGTCTGGGCAATGCCGCTGACCCTCGGCGCCGTCTTCCTGGCGCTGTTCGGCGCCGCCAACCCGATCATCGAACACTGGCTGTCGCTGATCGACCTCTACGCGCTGCTCGAACGCATCGAGGTCGGGCGGCTTGTCTTCTGGCTGATCGTGCTGGCCGGCGTCTGGGCTTTCCTAAGGCCGCGCCTGCCGCGCTTCCTGCCGCGCTTGCTGTCGGGCATCAAGCGGGTCGCGCGCGCCGCGCCGGCGGCGCGGCCGGCGAGAACCGCGGCCGAGGACATCATCTTCGGCAAGCCGGCCATCCTGCGCGCGCTGATCGTCTTCAACGCCCTGTTCGCCGTGCAGACCGCTCTCGACGCCGCCTATCTCTGGGGCGGCGTGGCACTCCCGGACGGGCTGACCTATGCCGCCTATGCGCATCGCGGCGCCTATCCGCTGGTCGTCACCGCGCTGCTCGCCGCCGGCTTCGTGCTGGCGGCGCTCGGGCCCGGCAGCGAGACCTCGAGCGACCCGCTGATCCGTGGGCTGGTCTATCTCTGGGTGGCGCAGAACATCGCGCTGGTCGTCTCCTCGATCTTGAGGCTGGACCTCTATGTCGGCGTCTACGCGTTGACCTATCTGCGCATCGCCGCCTTCATCTGGATGGGGCTGGTGGCGGCGGGGCTGGCGCTCATCGTCGCGCGCATCGGGCTCCAAAAATCCGGCGAATGGCTGCTCTCCGCCAATCTTCTGACGCTTTCGGCGACGCTTTATGCCTGCTCATACATCAACTTCGCCGCGCTGATCGCCAACTACAATGTCGACCATTCCTACGAGATGAACGGCCCCGGCGCCCACCTTGACATTCCCTATACCCGGTCGCTCGGCGCCGCCGCCCTGCCCGCCCTCGACCGTTTCTTCGACCATCAGAAAAAAGTCTTCCTCGCAGACAAGCGCGATCCGGCCGATGCGGTCACCGAAACCCGATATCGTGCCGAACGGACAAACTGGCGCGCCTGGAGCTTTCGCGACTGGCGGCTGTTGCACTATCTCGACAAAAGAGGTCCGCTCGTGGTTCCTCCAGGATACCAACCCGACATGCCGGATCTCTGA
- a CDS encoding VOC family protein, translating to MKVKRIVANIATQDTAAAKHFYQDVLGLDVLMDQGWILTCGSAETMTVQMSFMAEGGSGTPVPDLSIEVDDVDMAFDAMKSAGFAIEYGPADEPWGVRRFYVRDPFGRLVNILSHR from the coding sequence GTGAAGGTCAAGCGCATCGTCGCCAACATCGCCACGCAAGACACCGCCGCGGCGAAACATTTCTATCAGGACGTGCTCGGACTTGATGTGTTGATGGATCAAGGCTGGATCCTCACGTGCGGCTCGGCCGAGACGATGACCGTGCAGATGAGCTTCATGGCCGAAGGCGGATCGGGCACGCCGGTACCGGACCTCTCGATCGAGGTCGACGATGTCGATATGGCGTTCGATGCCATGAAGAGCGCCGGCTTCGCCATCGAATACGGACCCGCCGACGAGCCCTGGGGCGTGCGGCGCTTCTATGTGCGCGATCCGTTCGGCCGGCTGGTCAATATTCTCTCGCACCGTTGA
- a CDS encoding DUF1737 domain-containing protein: MKLYRFLSGPDDATFCHKVTAALNKGWHLFGSPTYAYDRTTKSMRCGQAVVKDVEGQEYTSDSKLSDW; this comes from the coding sequence ATGAAACTTTACCGCTTTCTGTCTGGTCCGGACGACGCCACCTTCTGCCACAAGGTGACGGCGGCCCTGAACAAGGGCTGGCACCTGTTCGGCTCGCCGACCTATGCCTATGACAGGACGACCAAGTCGATGCGCTGCGGCCAGGCCGTGGTGAAGGACGTCGAGGGCCAGGAATATACCTCGGACAGCAAGCTCAGCGATTGGTAG
- a CDS encoding SRPBCC domain-containing protein: MMLPHDWPQAMANSETVMASAEILALPEQVVAALVTSDVERWWGSADTYRMTGWTADLRVGGRWSVTARTADGRRLPAGGTFLEIEMPRRIVQTRRYDRDHPSLGPHETTVAYLLEPTVCGTRLTICHGGFAGFPDAAAEHAEGWAQVLGWLQGYFGVGPPLLPLWEKVSPKATDEGCSREH; encoded by the coding sequence ATGATGCTGCCGCATGACTGGCCGCAAGCCATGGCGAACAGCGAGACGGTCATGGCTTCGGCCGAAATTCTCGCCTTGCCGGAGCAGGTCGTCGCAGCGCTCGTCACCAGCGACGTCGAGCGCTGGTGGGGCTCGGCCGACACCTACCGGATGACCGGCTGGACCGCCGATCTTCGCGTCGGCGGGCGTTGGAGCGTCACGGCGCGAACGGCCGACGGCAGGCGCCTGCCCGCCGGCGGGACGTTCCTTGAGATCGAGATGCCGCGCCGCATCGTGCAGACCCGGCGCTATGACCGGGACCATCCGTCGCTCGGCCCTCACGAAACGACGGTCGCCTATCTGCTGGAGCCGACCGTTTGCGGCACGCGGCTCACCATCTGCCACGGCGGTTTCGCCGGCTTCCCGGACGCCGCCGCAGAGCATGCGGAGGGGTGGGCGCAGGTGCTCGGGTGGCTGCAGGGGTATTTTGGCGTGGGACCTCCCCTTCTCCCCTTGTGGGAGAAGGTGTCGCCGAAGGCGACGGATGAGGGGTGCTCCAGGGAACACTGA
- a CDS encoding metalloregulator ArsR/SmtB family transcription factor, which produces MSMDAVFRALADPTRRQLLDSLYARNGQTLNALCERMEMTRQAVTKHLAILEEANLVTTVRRGREKEHYLNPVPINEIAERWIGKFERHRLDALSDLKKRLEREEP; this is translated from the coding sequence ATGAGCATGGATGCCGTCTTTCGCGCTTTGGCCGACCCGACCCGCCGGCAATTGCTGGACAGCCTCTATGCCCGGAACGGGCAGACGCTGAACGCGCTCTGCGAACGGATGGAGATGACGCGCCAGGCGGTGACCAAGCACCTGGCGATCCTGGAAGAAGCAAACCTCGTCACCACTGTCCGCCGGGGCCGGGAGAAGGAGCATTACCTCAACCCCGTTCCGATCAACGAGATCGCCGAGCGCTGGATCGGCAAGTTCGAGCGCCATCGGCTGGATGCATTGAGCGACCTGAAGAAACGACTTGAAAGGGAAGAGCCGTGA
- a CDS encoding FAD-binding oxidoreductase codes for MRYDIVIIGGAIVGSSVAYYLREEGFTGSIALIERDPQFSHAATTLSCASIRQQFSIGENIRLSQFTLKLFRRLKETFGADADIGFREGGYLILAGEAGLPILKANHEAQIAEGADIVLEDAGQLTRRFPWLSTEGISAGAYGRSGEGWFDAHALLMLFRKALREKNIDFIAASVTGIARQGNRVTAVSLDNGDTLEAGIAVNAAGPNAGKVAALAGLALPVEPRKRNVFVFEAREKYADMPLLVDPSGIYVRPEGSVYITGGAEPEEGDHAPDPTDFEVNWPLFEEVIWPTLATRIPAFEAIKPTRAWVGHYDYNTLDQNAVIGPHPEVENFLFANGFSGHGLQQAPAVGKALAELIVHGGYRTVDCSAFGYARVAEGSAFRELNVI; via the coding sequence GTGCGCTACGACATCGTCATCATCGGCGGGGCCATCGTCGGGTCCTCGGTCGCCTATTATCTGCGCGAAGAGGGCTTTACCGGCTCCATCGCGCTGATCGAGCGCGATCCGCAATTCTCCCATGCGGCGACGACGCTGTCCTGCGCCTCGATACGCCAGCAGTTCTCGATCGGGGAGAACATCCGCCTGTCGCAGTTCACGCTGAAACTGTTCCGGCGGCTGAAGGAAACCTTCGGCGCCGATGCCGATATCGGTTTTCGCGAAGGCGGCTATCTGATCCTCGCCGGCGAGGCCGGGCTGCCGATCCTGAAGGCCAATCACGAGGCGCAGATCGCCGAGGGCGCCGACATCGTGCTGGAGGACGCCGGGCAGCTGACGCGCCGCTTTCCATGGCTATCGACCGAAGGCATTTCGGCCGGCGCCTACGGCCGCAGCGGCGAAGGCTGGTTCGACGCCCATGCGCTGCTGATGCTGTTCCGCAAGGCGCTGCGCGAGAAGAATATCGACTTCATCGCCGCCTCGGTCACCGGCATCGCGCGCCAGGGCAATCGCGTCACCGCAGTGAGCCTCGACAATGGCGACACGCTTGAAGCCGGCATCGCCGTCAACGCCGCCGGCCCCAACGCCGGCAAGGTGGCGGCTTTGGCCGGGCTCGCGCTGCCGGTCGAGCCGCGCAAGCGCAACGTCTTCGTCTTCGAGGCGCGCGAGAAATACGCCGACATGCCGCTGCTGGTCGACCCCTCCGGCATCTATGTGCGGCCGGAAGGCTCGGTCTACATCACCGGCGGCGCTGAGCCGGAGGAAGGCGACCATGCGCCCGATCCCACGGATTTCGAGGTGAATTGGCCGCTGTTCGAGGAGGTGATCTGGCCGACTTTAGCCACCCGCATACCGGCCTTCGAGGCGATCAAGCCGACGCGCGCCTGGGTCGGGCATTACGACTACAACACGCTCGACCAGAACGCGGTCATCGGCCCGCATCCGGAGGTCGAAAACTTCCTCTTCGCCAACGGCTTCTCCGGTCACGGCCTGCAGCAGGCGCCGGCGGTCGGCAAGGCGCTCGCCGAGCTCATCGTGCATGGCGGCTACCGGACGGTGGATTGCTCGGCCTTCGGGTATGCGCGCGTGGCGGAGGGAAGCGCGTTCCGGGAGCTGAATGTGATTTGA
- a CDS encoding GNAT family N-acetyltransferase, which yields MTPTSKVFYASEPALDVADFRRLLVESGLGETRPVDDEARLKSMLGSANLVLTARLDVEGRPLVGVARAITDFSWVCYVSELAVSASAQGLGVGRGLMDEARRQLGPAVAIGLISMPDAVGFYERIGMQRMTDAFWFSRKR from the coding sequence ATGACACCGACTTCGAAGGTTTTTTACGCAAGCGAGCCCGCGCTCGATGTTGCCGATTTCCGCCGCTTGCTGGTGGAGTCCGGGCTCGGCGAAACGCGGCCGGTCGATGACGAAGCCCGCCTCAAGTCGATGCTCGGCAGCGCCAATCTTGTGCTGACGGCGCGCCTCGACGTCGAAGGCAGGCCGCTCGTCGGCGTCGCCCGCGCCATCACCGACTTCTCCTGGGTCTGCTATGTCTCCGAGCTTGCCGTGTCGGCTTCGGCGCAGGGGCTGGGCGTCGGCAGGGGCCTGATGGACGAGGCCCGCCGGCAGCTCGGCCCAGCTGTCGCCATCGGCCTGATCTCGATGCCCGACGCCGTCGGCTTCTACGAGCGCATCGGCATGCAGCGCATGACCGATGCCTTCTGGTTCTCCCGCAAGCGCTGA
- the leuD gene encoding 3-isopropylmalate dehydratase small subunit, giving the protein MDKFTKLTGVAAPMPIVNVDTDMIIPKDYLKTIKRTGLGTGLFAEMRYKDDGSENPDFVLNKPAYRKAQILVAGDNFGCGSSREHAPWALLDFGIRCVISTSFADIFYNNCFKNGILPITVSPEDLDKLMDDASRGSNATISVDLEAKEIRGPDGGVVKFDLDDFKRHCLLNGLDDIGLTMEKAGAIASFEKKNAELRPWA; this is encoded by the coding sequence ATGGACAAATTCACCAAGCTCACCGGCGTCGCCGCGCCCATGCCGATCGTCAATGTCGACACCGACATGATCATCCCGAAGGATTATCTGAAGACGATCAAGCGCACCGGGCTTGGCACCGGCCTGTTCGCCGAGATGCGCTACAAGGACGACGGCTCGGAGAATCCGGATTTCGTGCTCAACAAGCCGGCCTACCGCAAGGCGCAGATCCTGGTCGCCGGCGACAATTTCGGCTGCGGCTCGAGCCGCGAGCATGCGCCCTGGGCGCTGCTCGATTTCGGCATCCGCTGCGTCATCTCGACCTCGTTCGCCGACATCTTCTACAACAACTGCTTCAAGAACGGCATCCTGCCGATCACGGTCAGCCCGGAAGACCTCGACAAGCTGATGGACGACGCCTCGCGCGGCTCGAACGCGACGATCTCGGTCGATCTCGAGGCCAAGGAGATCCGTGGTCCGGACGGCGGCGTGGTCAAGTTCGACCTCGACGACTTCAAGCGCCACTGCCTCTTGAACGGCCTCGACGACATAGGGCTGACCATGGAGAAGGCCGGCGCCATCGCGTCCTTCGAGAAGAAGAACGCCGAGCTGCGCCCCTGGGCCTAA
- a CDS encoding SRPBCC family protein, whose amino-acid sequence MSNNSFVYVTYIRTTPEKLWTALTDPEFNRQFFLCSYQESDWKVGSSWKLMFPDGRVADSGEILEIDPPRRLVIKWRNEWMPEVKEDGYTRCTFTIEQDGELMKLAVTHEADGPHKLIANVAKGWPLVLSSLKSLLETGKGYERPPSKG is encoded by the coding sequence GTGAGCAACAACAGCTTCGTCTATGTCACCTACATCCGCACCACGCCCGAAAAGCTTTGGACAGCGCTGACCGACCCGGAATTCAACCGCCAGTTCTTCCTCTGCTCCTATCAGGAGAGCGACTGGAAGGTCGGCTCGAGCTGGAAACTGATGTTTCCCGACGGCCGCGTTGCCGACTCGGGCGAGATCCTCGAGATCGACCCGCCCAGGCGCCTCGTCATCAAATGGCGCAACGAATGGATGCCGGAGGTGAAGGAGGACGGCTACACGCGCTGCACCTTCACCATCGAGCAGGATGGCGAGCTGATGAAGCTTGCCGTCACCCACGAGGCCGACGGCCCGCACAAGCTGATCGCAAACGTGGCCAAGGGCTGGCCGCTGGTGCTGTCGAGCCTGAAGAGCCTGCTCGAGACCGGCAAGGGCTATGAGCGCCCGCCGTCAAAGGGTTGA
- a CDS encoding HAMP domain-containing sensor histidine kinase: MRWLSKERWRPRLATVVVAILIVVMALPLVGLFFFRLYENQLIRQTEGELIAQGAVVAAIYADAVRAAGISPEKLGAQIPPMHDSVNYPYEPIEPQLDLASDYVMPSRPAGLPAAADPAFAAIGARLDGILDETQKTTLAGFRLLDPHGVVIAGGGEVGLSLGQVAEVRQALAGSYASELRLRIPDQPVPPLYSVSRGTKVRVFVALPAEVGGRVAGVVYLSRTPNNIVKHLYGERGKVTLAAIAILGGTLLIALVFIRTVSRPIYALIERTKRIAAGDREAIKPLDHHGTREMAALSAAFLDMAAKLQARSDSIQTFATHVSHELKSPLTAIQGAAELLRDSGGTMDEAERRRFSNNIVTDAGRLNLLVRRLLELARAENLAPSGESTTLKAALALLPVDARLEARLEAGGDIGLGISGENLAIVLANLIDNSARHGAGKVTVGAERAGERAAVHVGDDGDGISASNRAKVFEPFFTTRREAGGTGMGLGIVLALLKAHDGTITLVDSERGTRFEINLPLSS, encoded by the coding sequence ATGCGGTGGTTGAGCAAGGAAAGATGGCGGCCCAGGCTCGCCACCGTCGTGGTCGCCATCCTGATCGTGGTGATGGCGCTGCCGCTGGTCGGGCTATTCTTCTTCCGGCTCTATGAGAACCAGCTGATCCGCCAGACCGAAGGCGAGCTCATCGCGCAGGGCGCGGTCGTTGCCGCCATCTATGCCGATGCGGTGCGCGCGGCCGGCATTTCGCCTGAAAAGCTCGGCGCGCAAATTCCCCCGATGCATGACAGCGTCAACTATCCTTACGAACCGATCGAGCCGCAGCTCGACCTTGCCTCCGACTATGTCATGCCGTCGCGCCCGGCGGGTCTTCCCGCGGCGGCCGATCCGGCTTTCGCGGCCATCGGGGCGCGGCTCGACGGTATTCTCGACGAGACGCAGAAGACGACGCTCGCCGGCTTCCGGCTGCTCGACCCGCATGGCGTGGTGATTGCCGGCGGCGGTGAGGTGGGCTTGTCGCTCGGCCAGGTCGCGGAGGTGCGGCAGGCGCTTGCGGGCTCCTATGCCAGCGAACTCCGCCTAAGGATCCCCGACCAGCCGGTGCCGCCGCTTTATTCGGTGAGCCGCGGCACCAAGGTGCGCGTCTTCGTCGCCCTGCCGGCCGAAGTGGGAGGCAGGGTCGCCGGCGTGGTCTATCTGTCGCGAACGCCTAACAACATCGTCAAGCATCTCTATGGCGAGCGCGGCAAGGTGACCTTGGCGGCGATCGCCATCCTCGGCGGCACGCTGCTGATCGCGCTGGTGTTCATCCGCACCGTCAGCCGGCCGATCTATGCGCTGATCGAGCGGACGAAACGCATCGCCGCCGGCGACCGCGAGGCGATCAAGCCGCTCGACCATCACGGCACGCGCGAGATGGCGGCGCTGTCGGCCGCCTTCCTCGACATGGCCGCCAAATTGCAGGCGCGCTCCGACAGCATCCAGACCTTCGCTACCCATGTCTCGCACGAGCTGAAATCGCCGCTGACGGCGATCCAGGGCGCGGCCGAGCTGCTCAGGGATTCCGGCGGGACGATGGACGAGGCCGAGCGGCGGCGTTTCTCCAACAACATCGTCACCGATGCCGGCCGGCTCAATCTCCTGGTGCGCCGGCTGCTCGAACTGGCGCGCGCCGAAAACCTGGCGCCGAGCGGCGAAAGCACGACGCTCAAGGCGGCGCTGGCGCTGTTGCCGGTTGACGCCAGGCTGGAGGCGCGCCTCGAGGCCGGCGGCGATATCGGCCTCGGCATTTCTGGCGAGAACCTCGCGATCGTGCTCGCCAATCTCATCGACAATTCGGCGCGGCACGGCGCCGGGAAGGTGACGGTCGGCGCCGAAAGAGCAGGCGAAAGAGCGGCTGTCCATGTCGGCGACGACGGCGACGGCATTTCGGCCAGCAACCGCGCAAAAGTGTTCGAGCCGTTCTTCACCACACGGCGCGAGGCCGGCGGCACCGGCATGGGGCTCGGCATCGTGCTGGCCCTCCTGAAAGCGCATGATGGCACGATAACGCTGGTTGACTCCGAGCGCGGCACGCGCTTCGAGATCAATCTGCCTTTATCAAGTTGA
- a CDS encoding SLATT domain-containing protein has protein sequence MGEENVRGVLSALDELREDSKLSKSKHFSAAARKLIWHRMIGVPVIVINLLLSLVITKVGDVEGELPWLSMAALFCTFSAASLSAVQTFFNFQNAAEGHRSIGNRYLWVSRQCKSAINRQLDIPASPEVLWKQYEEILNSYQQINIDAEAFPTGTRDLKLARSNPEITDYKNPHPA, from the coding sequence ATGGGTGAAGAAAATGTGAGGGGCGTTCTTTCTGCTCTTGATGAACTGCGAGAAGACTCAAAATTGTCAAAGTCAAAGCATTTTTCTGCTGCAGCAAGAAAGCTGATCTGGCACAGAATGATCGGCGTGCCCGTTATTGTTATAAATTTGCTCTTGAGTCTTGTTATCACGAAAGTTGGTGATGTTGAAGGAGAATTACCTTGGTTGTCAATGGCGGCGCTTTTTTGTACGTTCAGCGCAGCTTCGTTGAGTGCCGTTCAGACGTTCTTTAATTTCCAAAACGCTGCTGAAGGTCACAGAAGCATTGGGAATAGGTATTTGTGGGTTTCGAGGCAGTGCAAATCGGCGATAAATCGGCAACTTGATATACCGGCGAGCCCTGAGGTTTTATGGAAGCAATACGAGGAAATACTTAACAGCTACCAGCAGATCAACATTGACGCAGAAGCATTTCCTACCGGCACCCGGGATCTAAAGTTAGCTCGATCTAATCCGGAAATTACAGACTACAAAAATCCCCATCCAGCTTAA
- a CDS encoding metallopeptidase family protein, translating to MARIYKTRTWHDQLSPSMDEMELLALEAYAHLPEDFRKLTGEIIIQIADFPTDEIMDDLSLETPFDLLGLFEGRGIAERWNPQTGEGPNRITLYRRAILDYWAENEETLGDIVTHVLIHEIGHHFGLSDDDMERIEEAAEQAAAG from the coding sequence ATGGCCCGCATCTACAAGACCCGCACCTGGCACGACCAGCTCTCGCCGTCGATGGACGAAATGGAGCTTCTGGCGCTGGAGGCCTACGCCCATCTGCCGGAAGACTTCCGCAAGCTCACGGGCGAGATCATCATCCAGATCGCCGACTTCCCGACCGACGAGATCATGGACGACCTGTCGCTCGAGACGCCGTTCGACCTGCTCGGCCTGTTCGAGGGGCGCGGCATCGCCGAGCGCTGGAACCCGCAGACCGGCGAGGGGCCGAACCGCATCACGCTCTATCGCCGCGCCATCCTCGACTACTGGGCCGAGAACGAGGAGACGCTGGGCGACATCGTCACCCATGTCCTGATCCACGAGATCGGCCACCATTTCGGCCTCTCGGACGACGACATGGAGCGGATCGAGGAGGCGGCCGAGCAAGCGGCGGCGGGATAA
- a CDS encoding RidA family protein: MRKLISTGSPFEKTAGYSRAVVQGDWCFVSGTTGYDYATMTMPETVEAQTRNCLATIAKALADGGFEMADVVRAHYYITDQAYVDVVFPILGEAFGDIRPAATMIVCQLNKPEMKIEIEVTALKRTA, from the coding sequence ATGCGTAAACTCATCTCCACAGGATCCCCCTTCGAGAAGACCGCCGGCTACTCCCGCGCGGTGGTGCAGGGCGACTGGTGCTTCGTGTCGGGAACGACCGGCTACGACTACGCCACAATGACCATGCCGGAGACCGTCGAGGCGCAGACGCGCAATTGTCTCGCAACAATAGCCAAAGCTCTTGCCGACGGCGGCTTCGAGATGGCCGATGTGGTGCGGGCGCATTACTACATCACCGACCAGGCCTATGTTGACGTTGTCTTCCCGATCCTCGGCGAGGCGTTCGGCGACATCCGCCCGGCGGCGACGATGATCGTTTGCCAGCTCAACAAGCCCGAGATGAAGATCGAGATCGAGGTCACGGCGCTCAAGCGCACGGCCTGA